The genomic DNA ATCCTGCACTGTATCCATAAGCTGTGTGATGTAATTGATCCCTCGCAGCAGGTTGGCTTCAGTCCTGGGCAGGCGTACCATGAAGATGTTCACAATGCCGTCATAAGAAGCACGTTTATAAGGATCAGTGGTATCTACAGCTATGCTTTCCTTGTATGAGGACAGGGCTTTTTCATAATCACCCAGGGATACATGGCAGGATCCGATTTTACATTTGCAGCCGTTCTGGGCTGCAAATGCAGCATCAGATGCTATCACCTGCTGATAAAGGTCTATGGCATCCTGATAACGCCCTTCGCTGTAAGCATATTCTGCTTTCTGATACAATTCCTGGGCAGCAGCTCTGATTTCCGTGCAGTATCTGTTATTTAGTTTGCTGTAAAGAAAAAAGGCTTTCCGATAATAAGCGGTCCTGCGCTCGAATTCGGTTTTATCCCCTGTTTCTACGAATTCATACAGAATTTTGGAGTGAAAATCCACTGTCAGATTTCCAAAATTATCGATCAGCTTCCGAATTGCGCTGCCATAACCTGACAGATCAATCTGTGAAGCATCTGCCTGGCTTATTAATTTCCTGATCCTGGAAATGTAGCTTGAAAGAGTCCCATTTTCATTAACTGACTCAAGCTTTTCCAGTATTGTCTCAGCTGGCACGGACAAACCGTTTTTCCGGTTCGAGTCTGAAGCTGTGAAGCATGTTTCAAAAGCCTTGAAAGAGCCATCGCAGCCTTTTGACAAATCACTTGCAATAGTTAAAGCCAGCGGGATCGAGCTTTTTTCGATTTCATCCAGGGATGCTGCATAAATCTGTTCGAGTGCTTCCTTGAGTTCCTGCTCAGTTACCTTGCCAGAGAGATAAAAGGTAAACAGGGTGGAATCTATCAGTGAAGTGATTGAATTGAGCTGAGCTGAAATATTTGTCGAGGCTGCAGGTTCTGGTTCAGGCGGCTGAGGAGGAGTCGGGAGATCAGGATAATCCCGTCCAATGATTTGTGCCATATTATGTTGGGGGGGGGCCATTAAATGAATTGTCTGACCCAGCAGAAAATACTGTGCCTACTAAACTTACCATCAAAATCAATGTGAAAATTGATTTCACTCTTCCTCCCTTTTGTTCTATACTCTATTTTATCCGAAGCTGTAGTTTATTCAAGTTGCAATTTGTTACAAGTTGAAACAAGCAACGAACAATTTCTGCATCTGGATATTTAGCTATTTTATCAGTAGAATTGATTAAAGGATTTTAACAAATGCTGTACGATTTCATCATCATCGGGGCAGGGCCGGCCGGATTGTTCGCAGCCGCAAATGCAGGCGGCAAGGTACTTCTGCTGGAAAAGATGCCTGAGCCAGGCAGAAAGCTTCTGCTTTCCGGTTCAGGCAGATGCAACCTTACCCATCAGGGGCAGATTGAGGATTTTCTGCCGTTTTACGGAAAAAACGGTAATTTTCTCAGGCCTGCTTTCAGATGCCTGGACAATCTGCAGCTGATGCATTTTTTTGAGCAGAGAGGAATCGGATTCAGGGGAGACGAGAACGGCAAGCTGTTCCCTGAAGGCGGATCTGAAGCTGTACTCAAAGTCCTGCTCGAAGAATGCAGGAAAAAGCAGGTCAGGATTGCCTGCTCCGAACGGGTGGAGAAAGTCGAGAAAAGGGGCATGGCATTTTCAGTCAGGACCGGAAATATTTATGAATCAAAAGCCGTCCTGATTACCACAGGCGGGAAATCATACCCAGGCACAGGCTCGACAGGAGACGGCTATGGGCTGGCGGCCGGGCTGGGACACGATATCATTGAACCCAGGCCTGCCCTGGCGCCGATTTATGTGAAGGAGTATCCGTTTTCCGGGCTCTCCGGAATTTCATTTCAGGATTGCGGTGCATCCTTATGGCGGAGCGGAAGAAAAATCGGGATCACACATGCTGATTTCATGTTCACACACAGGAATCTGAGCGGACCTGCGGTGATGACGCTTTCGGCACAGGCTTTGCCCGGGGACGAACTGCAACTCTG from Candidatus Wallbacteria bacterium includes the following:
- a CDS encoding NAD(P)/FAD-dependent oxidoreductase, yielding MLYDFIIIGAGPAGLFAAANAGGKVLLLEKMPEPGRKLLLSGSGRCNLTHQGQIEDFLPFYGKNGNFLRPAFRCLDNLQLMHFFEQRGIGFRGDENGKLFPEGGSEAVLKVLLEECRKKQVRIACSERVEKVEKRGMAFSVRTGNIYESKAVLITTGGKSYPGTGSTGDGYGLAAGLGHDIIEPRPALAPIYVKEYPFSGLSGISFQDCGASLWRSGRKIGITHADFMFTHRNLSGPAVMTLSAQALPGDELQLCFLPPDQEKRFNCEFFESVRAAGKKQLKSVLRESALPARLVEVIFSRLGIDQDFKAADASNKLLESLLNSITRYSLTVEKTGGFNEAMVTAGGVSLKEIDPNSMQSKIVLGLYFAGEVLDLDGDCGGYNLQAAFSTAALAVKANC